The Betta splendens chromosome 12, fBetSpl5.4, whole genome shotgun sequence genome contains the following window.
GACAActgattattattgttactattattCATCAAGTCAGTTTCATGTTCTAAATCAATGTGCTGCCTAGGAGGGCGTTTTTTATGTTGATCCATGACCGGCATCTTCATCTTCACTTGCGATAGCTTCAAAGTGAGCCTAGCTGGGTCTTTTGATGAAGAATTGATAATATCATATAAGTGatttttgtctgtctgctcattCGCCTCTTTACTCCgttctctctgcttctttttgtGGTCAGGTGTGAGGAGCAGGTCAGTGGTGGGCACATCAGGTGGAGGTGACTGCACGATAAGAGGGCGCTTGGACCCTGCtgatagaaataaataaatgcatttagaCAAACCAGTCTTATTATTACAAATATTTTACTGTCTAATAAATGAAGGCCGCGTACCTTCTATGATCTCATCACTCTCAGCAGGGGAACACAAAGACTGTGGTGATTTAGCCGGGAATGCAGCAGCCCTCACGGAGGAGTCGTTTTCCTGTTGGAACACAGGACATTTATCGTCACTTTCAATTGCCAGCACGTGCCAATGTCAGATTTAGGACATCTTCACTCTCCAAATTACCTCATTTTCCAGTTTGTAGGTTATGTTGGTGTATTCTTCATCCCCACCTAGTCGTACATTTTGCTTAGATGGATTACTTAGCTGTCCGGAGATCTTGTTGTCATGGATATTTCTCACAGCATCGGCAACTAATAACAGAGAGCAAAGTAAAATGTAAGCTTCAAAACCTGCTCCCTTAAAGTTACTTGGGTATAAAGGTTACTGGTGTTAGGAGGATTGGTTGAGCAGTCagctttgtgtatttgtttaagACTTCATGCAGAGGTTAGAATGTTTAAAAGGAGTGAAATGAAATTAATGCTTCCCCCTGCACATTTGGGGGGAGAGCctttaacatactgtaacaatgtTGAcagtaatgaaaatgaaaacaatatgcAACATATGACGAGCTGATGACACGAGTGTCCCATATATGCTTGGTATTCACCTTCTTGAGTCTGTGATGGTTGGGAATAACTGGGTGGATTGTACTGCATATACTCTGCAGGACTCTGGGGAGTGTAGGGACTTGGTATAGGGCTGTTCTGCTGGGGTACAAACTGAGAGGCTGATCCAAACTGTGGGGAGGTGAAACACCTGAAAAGAGGCGATAAAAGACAGATTTAGTTGAAAAATGGATGCTTCACCTTCATTATTATCACTATTGGCGCTGATAATATCTTACCCAGAGGGACTTTGAGGAATACTAGTTTGCTGATAGTTTGATGCTGGACTCCCATGCACTTGATTCTGAGATATCTTATACTGTTGTATCAATGGCTGTTGTATTACACCTAGGGAAATGAATACACAATCTATCACTGAGATCACACAAACAAGCCGTCGCACTCAGTGTAATTATGCAGCACAAAGACTCTGACATTTTACTAATAGCAACACATTGTTATTTCCAGGTAATTATATTGCATATTCAAATATAATTATGGAAAATAAGTTCACCCCTAGTTTAGTACTGAATTAATAATCCAACCTTTCTAAAGACTGGACTTCCACTATTTACTTACTTAAAGTGTATCTATCATAAAAGTGTTAATCACATCCGCATACAACAGCTTATAGTGAAACGGGTCACGTCAGCAATTTGACATACTTTTGTCCCTGAAAATGTTAGGGTTCCTGGACAGCAAAGTCTGAAGAAGCATTGGCATGTCGCCCTCGGGTTCATCATTACCCAAGTTGTCCTTCACCTCTctgcaaacaaaagaacaaTGCACTGCTACAATCCAGGCAaaggctgcaccactgaacGTTCTTTTGCGATTTTTGCATTGCAGCAGCCACGTCCGACTCCACAAGCACAGAAAATGTGAGGTGCAAAAGAGACGTTAACGGTACTTACATGTGTTCAGTGGACACCTGGTTAAGGCTGTGTGCCAGCTGAGTCACCAGACTCTCGTCCCGGCAAACCAGCAGTCGGCTGACCTCCTCTGAAATCCTTCCATTGTAGAGCAGACTCTTAGCAGTGGtagcaggaagaggagaaggcaggGGAAGCTGGTTCAACACTATGCAGATCATTAAAAGACAAGTTAAGTTTCACGTGTTAGGAAATAATCGGAGAATTAAATAACTGGTGgagtttatttgttatttgatGTTTATCAGTGTCCATGTTTGTCACATAACCACTGTTTAGTCAAACTTTTACTAAAATAATCCAAGGTGTGAGCAGCATTAGAGCAGTGATGGTGCACTTACAGTCTGTCAGGCCAGCGATTCCAGCAAGAGTAGTGATGGGGACATGAGGTATATCACCATTCATGCTGAAGATGAGGTCAAGGGTCGTGTCAATGCACAGGCTGCTCGATATCACCAAGTTCTTCCTGTTCCTCACATCTCCAAAATACTGTTGAGACACAAAGGGGGCAAGAGACACTGTTAACATTAAAAAAAGGCCAAATGTTTTGTGTCTATTTGTTACTAAATTTGAAACAGATTCTCGGAACAAGATGGATTCAGGTTGGGTCTCAGACCCGTCTTGATTTGTTCCTGTTCTGCAGCCGCCTTTAGCTTTGTAATAACTGCTTTAAAACATATCACATACAATGGCTACGCGTAAAGACAGTAACTTCAACGCACGGCAGTGTGTCCTGATCCGCACGAGCGCTGACAAATCTCACAATTAATGATTAAAAGTTACCAATCTGTCCCTGTGCGTGCGCTTTTCCTGTTCTAGCCTCTTGCTAGCATTCGGCTGTTTGTTGTTATGGCTCGTCGCACCTGAAACAAGCCGAACAACATCTGATCGGCAGCTCCTCGAGCCACTGTGTCAAATTCTTTCTTTTGTTATTGTGTCAGTTAATGTTTCCTGGTCGGAGCAAAACACAGCGGCGACGTTAGCTCGCGGTGACGCCGTACGCGACCCACGTCTCAGTCCGTTGCTATATTTTCTTGGCGTTGTAGTTACTCGCCGAATGACGACGAGGCGAGATGACGACGTCGGCGAAAGTGGCTGGAATCAACTCGGGGTTAGCCGGCTAGCAGCAACTGGAGATGTGGCTAACGCATGCTAACTGGCTAGGTGTATGTGTAACTTGCCTAAGCTAGCATCGCCGAGAGTGCGCCGAGCCCTGCTAGCCGTGGGGCGCCTGCTGCGTGTCGCTGCGGGTATCACACGGGTTGTGTATGGGTTGATATTTCACGCCACACATGCTTTGGCCCGTATCGGCGCATCTTTCGCACACAAAGTGGACCTCGGACTTGCCTAAGGAAGCGTAACCCCGACCCGACGCCAGGGAGGCAGGGGTACAAAGCAAATACCCCATCACAAAATCTCAACCATCCCTCCGGCTGCACCCCGTTAGCGGCCGCCCGGTGTGTCTGACAATGCGGAGACTCGACGCTAACAGCGATTTGCCTGGGAGGTAGTTATTGTTGAATCCGGCTTATTTACCTCTGGATGTGATGAGAAAGAGAAGTGGttttgctggaggaggaggaggaggtggaggagggggaggagcagcaggacgaggatggcagctggagctggagacgcgTCTCTGGCTCCCTCTCCGTCCCACTCTTCAATGAACAGCTAGCACGGCGGCTGCGGTCCACGCCGGGGCTCTCACTGCGATCTCACGGCGAACATGTCCGCGAGGGAGGGAAGCGCATCCCCACGGGCGACGTTGCGTTAGGCGCTTGCCGTTAGCTTCACGGGTCCCTTTAATTTTCGGGGCACAGACACTCGGGGAGATCCACGCTcgacctctctctctttcaaaATGACGACCGGAAGGATCGTCAATAGAGGGATCGTTCCCTCAGCCGCCGAGGAGCTGGCGAATAGCTAAGGGCAGTTTTATGAGAAAGATTTAGAAAGAACAATAATTATGTAGGGTTCTAATGCAAGAGTTGCTTTGCATCTCGCAGGCATGAGGTGAAGCCCAATTATCTGCGCCCTCAAGTTGTTTTTCCATCAAACAGCACAGTCCGGGATTATTCTGACACCAAGTATTGATACCGTATAGTTTTTACCTGCAAACACACTTGACGCCCCACTCTGTTTAATCCAGTCACGTGACGTCTTGGCGATAACGCAAACTTGTCTCATCACAACAAACGCACGAAGAATCAGCCAATCAGCTGACGGCTTCCTGGAAGACTATTGTCCAAATGTGCGAAGGTTCTCACGCGCCCAAATCAACAAGTACTTAAAATACTGCACCTAATAATAGAAGTAGGAACAAGGGAAAATTGAAGTAGCTTATATGTATCTAGTAAGTAATGTAGTACTTAGCATACATATTACTTCAACACCCCCTATAGTCAATGTCCATCCAGTGCGTCTCTGCAGGGTGAAAGTATAGATTCTAGAGCATCAAGAAGACGCCGAACTTCAGTTTGAGGTGCTTCCAGTTCATGAACAGGTTCACGTCTCCCTCTCGTGGAGAAAAGCGTCAGACAGCATTTTCACTGACTTGCCTTTTTACTTCTTCTTTTCCAAAGGAGTCTTTTCACACTGTTGACACTAAAAGCAATGCATAACAATTCACGATACCGCAAAGAGCAGTAAGATGACGTAAAAGACACGTGTCATGGGCTGAAGTATAGATTTACAGAggaacaaaataataaatgccACAATAAAGTTATGTAGTTAGTGGTTGATTAGTTCACACagcaaaatgaacaaaattaataatacatcataaaataataataaacaacttacaattcaattcaatttttcaGATTCTAGACCGTTTTGGTGACTTTATTTTAAGACACTAACTATTTTAACTGATGGATTTAAGGTGTTTACACACCCACAGCTGACGCCTGAACTTTCACGAGTGGATAATACTGTTGCGTTCAGGACCGCGGGGCTTCACGGTAATTACCCCGCTTCAATGGACTTAACCATGAGCCTCTAACCCGTGACGGTCATGAGGGTTTTCCAGCCCTCTCTGCTCTCAGGCAAACTGGGGCCAGATATCTGGGAGCTCCTTGGAAGAAGAAAGCGTCCCAACTAGAGGAACTGCCAACTGTCCGCTCAGGTAAGATCGTTTCATCTGTCTTCTTATTTTATTATAGTGGAGCTGGCAGTGTTGTAAGGACACTACATGCTTTGTAGTTGGCTTACGATAAACAGGTTAATATACTTGTCGGCTGATCTGAATTCCCTTTTATTACTTAATTTAATGGGATAAGACATTCTGCTGCATAGTGTCTTTTATTCTCAACATCCACTCCCACTGCATCAGGTCATGTTGTTCTACTAATGCAGGTACagtattgaaaaaaaaaattaaaaaaatgaccacaaatgtgttttcattatttgaAAATTATTTTGCATAAATAATTGCAGAGTCATGTATTTTAATAACAGTGATCTCACAATATAGAGAGAAATGATTACTTAAAACCAGATGAGGGGTCGCTGAGCAACATTACATTTTAACTTTAGGAGAAAGACATGAGGGCAGACAGACATATGGGTTTTAATCTGTATATTATGGAGTTCATTAAGTGATGTTGTGTTGCCTTTCAGCTTAATGCGGTGCAATCGTACAGGCGGGATGCCTCGTGGAGAATTCAACATTTATTTCGCCAGCAGCAGGCGAGGATACGTGAGAGCTGAAGAGTATGTGTTGGTGCTTCATCTCATTTATTTCAAGTAACCGTGTGAAAAGGCTGTAAAGTGAATTGTCTGTGAATCCAGGGCAGTGGGCATCGCTCTGCTCGTGGTCATTCTGGCAGCTCTCCTCATCCTTGGCTGTTGGTACTTCAAGAAACGAAGTGGCTACAAAATAATCAGGGTGAGGCCAGTTTAGACGCTGGGGATGTTGTGTGATGTTTTCACccagcttctccttcagttTATGAGccccgtctctctcctctgcagactCCCGGATCAGGTTCAACAGCTTATACAGGAGGCCGGTTCTCTGAGGCAGGACCTTCAGCCGAAAACAAGATGGCTCTCACTGACTTTGGAAGCTTCCGACCTGTGGTGAGCAACAGGCAGCTAGTGTGATTGATGCTTATGTGGAGGACTGCTCCTCCTACACATAGAATTTAGAATGTAAAGAGTCACAGTGGCAGATAAACAGCtggagaaacaaaaaacaaaaagaaaactcttGTTTCTTCCATTATTTTTCTATGACTTCTAATATATCATTAAGCAGTGGAGTGAATTCTGCACAAGGCAAAGTCAGTGACAGAGGATCCTTGTTTAGTACAAGACCCAGGGCTTGTGCAGTGTTGAGCACATGAAACTC
Protein-coding sequences here:
- the mlana gene encoding melanoma antigen recognized by T-cells 1, producing the protein MRCNRTGGMPRGEFNIYFASSRRGYVRAEEAVGIALLVVILAALLILGCWYFKKRSGYKIIRTPGSGSTAYTGGRFSEAGPSAENKMALTDFGSFRPVVPNAPPAYEKISSGPLPPPYSP